A region of Panicum virgatum strain AP13 chromosome 8N, P.virgatum_v5, whole genome shotgun sequence DNA encodes the following proteins:
- the LOC120686739 gene encoding AT-hook motif nuclear-localized protein 1-like isoform X2 yields the protein MLRSYPLSWTAVKCTGAGAANLGEWYALSAGGSFTPHVIIVGTGEDVAARIMSFSQKGPRSVCILSANGTISNVTLRQPDSSGSTFTYEGRFEILQLMGSFTMAEEGRRRTGGLSVSLAGPDGRVVGGVVAGMLRAASPIQVIVGSFLPNSLKQHQKRMNLQQQASAIPALPAPTAPHPVLTAATPISQAAPGNGFHAPSPSAAPPQLQPCASAEEHGAMNLNATGFTMVGWPASSQPVARRASPDINVSLTPQE from the exons ATGCTTCGATCTTATCCCCTCAGCTGGACAGCTGTGAAATGTACAGGTGCTGGTGCTGCAAATTTAG GGGAATGGTATGCGCTGTCAGCTGGAGGGAGTTTCACACCTCATGTCATCATCGTGGGTACTGGGGAG GATGTGGCGGCGCGCATAATGTCGTTTTCTCAGAAGGGTCCACGCTCGGTTTGCATCCTCTCTGCCAATGGGACAATATCTAATGTAACATTGAGGCAGCCGGATTCATCTGGTAGCACCTTCACCTATGAG GGCCGTTTCGAGATTCTGCAATTGATGGGCTCCTTCACAATGGCTGAGGAAGGCAGGAGGAGAACTGGTGGGCTCAGCGTCTCCCTTGCTGGCCCTGATGGCCGTGTAGTTGGCGGTGTAGTGGCCGGGATGCTGCGTGCTGCCAGCCCTATACAG GTGATCGTGGGAAGCTTCCTGCCCAACAGCTTGAAGCAGCATCAGAAGAGGATGAACCTGCAGCAACAAGCATCCGCTATCCCGGCACTGCCAGCACCAACGGCGCCCCATCCCGTCCTCACAGCGGCAACGCCAATCTCCCAGGCAGCTCCCGGCAACGGCTTCCATGCGCcgtcgccctccgccgcgcccccgcAGCTGCAGCCCTGCGCCAGCGCGGAGGAGCACGGCGCCATGAACCTGAACGCGACGGGGTTCACCATGGTCGGCTGGCCTGCGAGCTCACAGCCGGTGGCGCGCAGGGCTTCCCCTGACATCAACGTCAGCTTGACCCCCCAGGAGTAG
- the LOC120686739 gene encoding AT-hook motif nuclear-localized protein 7-like isoform X1: MYRCWCCKFRLQPRRALQIVMEGREGVAVAGGHESGHGLFRADITMTEAQEAAKRYQSSPSSPSTSPTPSPPPAEAGHGGDATATPLAWSLGGDKPSEAAGDNGMQTAGQSEHASLSSGRRRGRPRGSGRRQILATLGEWYALSAGGSFTPHVIIVGTGEDVAARIMSFSQKGPRSVCILSANGTISNVTLRQPDSSGSTFTYEGRFEILQLMGSFTMAEEGRRRTGGLSVSLAGPDGRVVGGVVAGMLRAASPIQVIVGSFLPNSLKQHQKRMNLQQQASAIPALPAPTAPHPVLTAATPISQAAPGNGFHAPSPSAAPPQLQPCASAEEHGAMNLNATGFTMVGWPASSQPVARRASPDINVSLTPQE; this comes from the exons ATGTACAGGTGCTGGTGCTGCAAATTTAG GTTACAACCAAGAAGAGCCCTTCAGATTGTAATGGAGGGAAGGGAGGGCGTTGCAGTGGCAGGAGGCCATGAATCCGGTCACGGTCTCTTCAGAGCAGACATAACCATGACAGAGGCGCAAGAAGCAGCAAAGAGGTACCAATCCTCTCCTtcctcgccgtcgacgtccCCCACACCGTCCCCGCCCCCGGCCGAAGCTGGCCACGGAGGGGATGCCACCGCAACTCCGCTTGCGTGGAGTCTTGGTGGGGACAAGCCGAGCGAGGCCGCGGGGGACAACGGCATGCAGACGGCTGGGCAGAGTGAGCATGCCAGCTTGAGCTCCGGTCGGCGCAGGGGCCGCCCGCGCGGCTCCGGCAGGCGCCAGATCCTAGCCACTCTTG GGGAATGGTATGCGCTGTCAGCTGGAGGGAGTTTCACACCTCATGTCATCATCGTGGGTACTGGGGAG GATGTGGCGGCGCGCATAATGTCGTTTTCTCAGAAGGGTCCACGCTCGGTTTGCATCCTCTCTGCCAATGGGACAATATCTAATGTAACATTGAGGCAGCCGGATTCATCTGGTAGCACCTTCACCTATGAG GGCCGTTTCGAGATTCTGCAATTGATGGGCTCCTTCACAATGGCTGAGGAAGGCAGGAGGAGAACTGGTGGGCTCAGCGTCTCCCTTGCTGGCCCTGATGGCCGTGTAGTTGGCGGTGTAGTGGCCGGGATGCTGCGTGCTGCCAGCCCTATACAG GTGATCGTGGGAAGCTTCCTGCCCAACAGCTTGAAGCAGCATCAGAAGAGGATGAACCTGCAGCAACAAGCATCCGCTATCCCGGCACTGCCAGCACCAACGGCGCCCCATCCCGTCCTCACAGCGGCAACGCCAATCTCCCAGGCAGCTCCCGGCAACGGCTTCCATGCGCcgtcgccctccgccgcgcccccgcAGCTGCAGCCCTGCGCCAGCGCGGAGGAGCACGGCGCCATGAACCTGAACGCGACGGGGTTCACCATGGTCGGCTGGCCTGCGAGCTCACAGCCGGTGGCGCGCAGGGCTTCCCCTGACATCAACGTCAGCTTGACCCCCCAGGAGTAG
- the LOC120686356 gene encoding uncharacterized protein LOC120686356, with translation MNTCAGQSPFSCRRTSTCTSSTRLHVAFRFGHLPSPSRLLSWPPPPSSSIPASPASSINPLPPRFVHPGKQENQQHSSIQQTTRSSHQRQGMAYMRVTHRDEEGRKVAENLPVPEMRRPDTARHLERKLEEQGLHRLERHPANAPRGVGIGAPPPKSGRGGKYTWDGPGGLVGDELDPASPAIDTNDPNYEEDEDGAAREAVIGEVEVAKVAGERGGIAPPLLHEQQQ, from the coding sequence ATGAACACTTGTGCAGGCCAATCGCCGTTCAGCTGTCGTCGCACAAGCACCTGCACGTCGTCCACCCGTCTACATGTCGCCTTCCGCTTCGGCCACCTCCCCTCGCCTTCCAGACTCCTCTCATGGCCTCCGCCGCCCAGCTCATCCATCCCCGCCTCGCCCGCCTCCTCCATAAATCCGCTTCCGCCGCGCTTCGTCCATCCAGGCAAGCAAGAGAACCAGCAGCACAGTTCGATTCAGCAGACGACTCGATCAAGCCATCAACGGCAAGGAATGGCGTACATGCGCGTGACGCACCGCGACGAGGAGGGCAGGAAGGTGGCGGAGAACCTGCCGGTCCCGGAGATGCGCCGCCCGGACACGGCCAGGCACCTAGAGCGCAAGCTGGAGGAGCAGGGCCTGCACCGCCTGGAGCGCCACCCGGCCAACGCGCCCCGCGGCGTCGGCATcggcgccccgccgcccaagTCCGGGCGCGGCGGCAAGTACACCTGGGACGGCCCCGGCGGCCTCGTCGGAGACGAGCTCGACCCGGCGTCGCCCGCCATCGACACCAACGACCCCAActacgaggaggacgaggacggcgCGGCCAGGGAGGCGGTCATCGGGGAGGTGGAGGTCGCCAAGGTGGCCGGGGAGAGGGGCGGCatcgcgccgcccctgctccacgagcagcagcagtag
- the LOC120685753 gene encoding DEAD-box ATP-dependent RNA helicase 40-like, producing MAKGDDALARKRNRVRRKRLRSSENAVSARVAAIIASKRRRKSGKRRGCEGMCFSLPTPDDPFNERHGKKSKVDEPTDDTDAAAAVVKDGNPRKKDANTKKQPQARAGAKAKSKAIRERATETEEGGVDFDRPSKFLVVCLNAIRDAVAPEDGGGSSSIHGAGDWGVELWMCCSAPAPSDVLDTSGASATLEQTAWLVSTACDIVARKERLGMVVSCPFLLYIVPSQEKAAQVRSICKPLKSLGIHSVSLHPGASIEHQIAGLKSCEPEFLIATPERLLELVSSKVIDISSVSMLVIDGLRCFMDLNVTDKIYSIRDAISSSPQITIFTDPSDKNVATMARNLLHGRITKLSVNDSVSSRSAFITQHVHLCPLEKQKTLKVKEILEQILKSHAKKISKVLLVAENDKKAQNLSSSLKLETCTVTDDTHGNSFTMCSSVGLMNVLVKDQETIAMTDIGEFEIVLIVDLPPSVDEYSEILTVVARHVIGGEVHSIFCNTDAPLVKPLAEVLAKCGQVVPEFFKHLELEPS from the exons ATGGCGAAGGGCGACGACGCGTTGGCGCGGAAGCGCAACCGGGTGCGCCGCAAGCGCCTGCGCAGCAGCGAGAACGCCGTCTCCGCGCGGGTCGCGGCAATCATCGCCTCCAAGCGCCGCCGCAAGTCCGGGAAGCGCCGCGGCTGCGAGGGCATGTGCTTCTCGCTGCCCACGCCCGACGACCCCTTCAACGAGCGCCATGGCAAGAAGAGCAAGGTAGATGAGCCGACCGACGAcacagacgccgccgccgccgtggtcaaGGACGGCAACCCCAGGAAGAAGGACGCGAACACTAAAAAGCAGCCGCAGGCGAGGGCCGGGGCCAAGGCCAAGTCGAAGGCCATACGCGAGCGAGCGACGGAAACGGAAGAGGGCGGCGTGGACTTCGACCGGCCGTCCAAGTTCCTGGTGGTTTGCCTCAACGCCATCCGCGATGCGGTGGCacccgaggacggcggcggcagcagcagcatccacggcgccggcgactgGGGCGTGGAGCTCTGGATGTGCTGCTCCGCCCCGGCGCCGTCCGACGTGCTCGACACCAGCGGCGCGAGCGCCACGCTGGAGCAGACGGCGTGGCTCGTCTCCACGGCCTGCGACATCGTCGCCAGGAAGGAGAGGCTTGGGATGGTCGTCTCCTGCCCCTTCCTGTTGTACATCGTCCCGTCCCAGGAAAAGGCCGCGCAA GTGCGATCTATATGTAAACCCCTGAAGTCTCTTGGGATTCATTCGGTGAGCTTGCATCCTGGTGCTTCCATTGAACACCAGATCGCTGG ACTAAAAAGTTGCGAGCCAGAGTTTCTTATAGCTACCCCTGAGAGGCTTCTTGAGCTTGTTTCATCAAAGGTGATTGACATATCAAGTGTATCCATGCTG GTCATTGACGGACTGAGATGTTTCATGGACCTCAATGTCACTGACAAAATCTATTCCATTAGAGATGCCATATCAAGCAGTCCTCAAATAACTATCTTCACCGATCCATCTGATAAAAATGTTGCAACGATGGCAAGAAATCTGCTTCATGGAAGAATTACAAAGCTCTCTGTAAATGATTCTGTTTCTTCCAGAAGTGCTTTCATAACTCAGCATGTACACTTGTGCCCATTAGAAAAGCAGAAAACATTGAAG GTTAAGGAAATTCTTGAGCAGATTTTGAAAAGCCATGCTAAAAAGATATCAAAAGTTCTGCTAGTAGCTGAAAATGATAAAAAAGCACAGAATCTGTCGTCATCACTTAAACTGGAAACTTGCACAGTGACTGATGACACACATGGCAACTCTTTTACGATGTGCAGCAG TGTGGGGCTGATGAATGTCCTTGTTAAAGATCAGGAGACCATTGCAATGACGGATATTGGAGAATTTGAGATTGTTTTGATCGTGGATTTGCCTCCTTCAGTCGATGAATACAGTGAGATTCTCACTGTTGTTGCTCGTCATGTGATTGGAGGGGAGGTGCATAGTATCTTCTGCAACACTGATGCCCCTCTCGTGAAACCTTTGGCCGAGGTTCTTGCAAAATGTGGCCAGGTTGTCCCTGAATTTTTCAAACACTTGGAGTTGGAGCCCTCATAG
- the LOC120685755 gene encoding adenylosuccinate synthetase, chloroplastic isoform X1: MSLSTLNHLAAAGAGIGKPLSPAAPAAARSVRLLPKARLPGPVSAAAAATASARADPAEDRVSALSQVSGVLGSQWGDEGKGKLVDVLAPRFDVVARCQGGANAGHTIYNSEGTKFALHLVPSGILHEGTLCVVGNGAVIHVPGFFEEIDGLESNGVSCDGRILVSDRAHLLFDLHQVVDGLREAELENSFIGTTKRGIGPCYSSKVTRNGLRVCDLRNIDTFGDKLDVLFKDAASRFQGFEYSKNMLKQEVERYKRFAERLEPFIADTVHVLNESIQQKKKILVEGGQATMLDIDFGTYPFVTSSSPSAGGICTGLGIAPRVIGDLIGVVKAYTSRVGSGPFPTELFGEEGDRLRKAGMEFGTTTGRPRRCGWLDILALKYCCQINGFSSLNLTKLDVLSDLPEIKVGVSYNKTDGQKLQSFPGDLDTLEQVQVNYEVLPGWESDISSVRSYHELPQAARRYVERIEELVGVPVHYIGVGPGRDALIYKS; encoded by the exons ATGTCACTCTCCACGCTCAAccacctggccgccgccggcgccgggatcGGGAAACCCTTGTCTCCGgctgccccggcggcggcgcgctcggtGCGCCTGCTGCCTAAGGCGCGCCTCCCGGGCCCcgtctccgccgcggccgccgcgaccGCGTCCGCTCGCGCGGACCCCGCGGAGGATAGGGTTTCCGCGCTGAGCCAGGTCTCCGGCGTGCTGGGGTCGCAGTGGGGGGACGAGGGGAAGGGCAAGCTCGTCGACGTGCTCGCCCCGCGCTTCGACGTCGTCGCGCGCTGCCAG GGGGGAGCAAATGCTGGACACACCATCTATAACTCCGAAGGAACGAAATTTGCCCTTCATCTTGTTCCATCTGGTATCCTCCATGAAGGGACACTCTGCGTTGTTGGCAACGGAGCGGTGATCCATGTTCCAGGGTTCTTTGAAGAAATTGATGGTCTTGAGTCCAATGGAGTCTCCTGCGATGGAAGAATACTGGTCTCTGATCGCGCACATCTGCTGTTTGATCTGCACCAGGTTGTAGATGGACTCAGGGAAGCTGAACTGGAAAATTCCTTTATAGGGACAACTAAGAGAGGCATTGGACCTTGTTACTCAAGCAAGGTAACTCGAAATGGACTGCGAGTTTGTGATCTAAGGAACATTGACACTTTTGGGGATAAGCTTGATGTCTTATTTAAAGATGCCGCTTCGAGATTTCAAGGCTTCGAGTACAGCAAAAACATGCTCAAACAAGAGGTTGAGAGGTACAAGAGGTTTGCAGAGCGCTTGGAGCCCTTCATTGCTGACACTGTCCATGTATTAAATGAATCTATCCAACAGAAGAAGAAAATTCTAGTTGAAGGTGGCCAAGCAACAATGCTGGATATTGATTTTGGTACCTATCCATTTGTGACTTCTTCTAGCCCTTCAGCTGGTGGGATATGCACTGGCCTTGGGATTGCCCCAAGGGTAATCGGTGACCTGATTGGAGTG GTCAAAGCTTACACATCAAGAGTCGGCTCTGGTCCTTTCCCAACTGAACTCTTTGGAGAGGAAGGTGATCGCCTTAGGAAAGCTGGAATGGAATTTGGCACGACAACCGGCCGTCCAAGGCGATGTGGCTGGCTTGACATTCTTGCACTGAAGTACTGCTGTCAAATCAATGGATTCTCATCACTGAATCTGACCAAACTTGATGTTCTGTCCGACCTGCCAGAAATTAAGGTGGGGGTTTCGTATAACAAAACTGATGGACAGAAGCTACAATCCTTCCCTGGGGATCTTGACACCCTGGAGCAAGTACAG GTCAACTATGAGGTGCTGCCTGGGTGGGAAAGTGACATTTCTTCAGTTCGAAGTTACCATGAACTTCCCCAAGCTGCTCGCCGCTATGTGGAGAGGATAGAAGAGCTTGTTGGTGTTCCAGTGCACTACATTGGTGTTGGGCCCGGGAGAGATGCTCTCATATACAAGT CTTAA
- the LOC120685755 gene encoding adenylosuccinate synthetase, chloroplastic isoform X2, with protein MSLSTLNHLAAAGAGIGKPLSPAAPAAARSVRLLPKARLPGPVSAAAAATASARADPAEDRVSALSQVSGVLGSQWGDEGKGKLVDVLAPRFDVVARCQGGANAGHTIYNSEGTKFALHLVPSGILHEGTLCVVGNGAVIHVPGFFEEIDGLESNGVSCDGRILVSDRAHLLFDLHQVVDGLREAELENSFIGTTKRGIGPCYSSKVTRNGLRVCDLRNIDTFGDKLDVLFKDAASRFQGFEYSKNMLKQEVERYKRFAERLEPFIADTVHVLNESIQQKKKILVEGGQATMLDIDFGTYPFVTSSSPSAGGICTGLGIAPRVIGDLIGVVKAYTSRVGSGPFPTELFGEEGDRLRKAGMEFGTTTGRPRRCGWLDILALKYCCQINGFSSLNLTKLDVLSDLPEIKVGVSYNKTDGQKLQSFPGDLDTLEQVQVNYEVLPGWESDISSVRSYHELPQAARRYVERIEELVGVPVHYIGVGPGRDALIYK; from the exons ATGTCACTCTCCACGCTCAAccacctggccgccgccggcgccgggatcGGGAAACCCTTGTCTCCGgctgccccggcggcggcgcgctcggtGCGCCTGCTGCCTAAGGCGCGCCTCCCGGGCCCcgtctccgccgcggccgccgcgaccGCGTCCGCTCGCGCGGACCCCGCGGAGGATAGGGTTTCCGCGCTGAGCCAGGTCTCCGGCGTGCTGGGGTCGCAGTGGGGGGACGAGGGGAAGGGCAAGCTCGTCGACGTGCTCGCCCCGCGCTTCGACGTCGTCGCGCGCTGCCAG GGGGGAGCAAATGCTGGACACACCATCTATAACTCCGAAGGAACGAAATTTGCCCTTCATCTTGTTCCATCTGGTATCCTCCATGAAGGGACACTCTGCGTTGTTGGCAACGGAGCGGTGATCCATGTTCCAGGGTTCTTTGAAGAAATTGATGGTCTTGAGTCCAATGGAGTCTCCTGCGATGGAAGAATACTGGTCTCTGATCGCGCACATCTGCTGTTTGATCTGCACCAGGTTGTAGATGGACTCAGGGAAGCTGAACTGGAAAATTCCTTTATAGGGACAACTAAGAGAGGCATTGGACCTTGTTACTCAAGCAAGGTAACTCGAAATGGACTGCGAGTTTGTGATCTAAGGAACATTGACACTTTTGGGGATAAGCTTGATGTCTTATTTAAAGATGCCGCTTCGAGATTTCAAGGCTTCGAGTACAGCAAAAACATGCTCAAACAAGAGGTTGAGAGGTACAAGAGGTTTGCAGAGCGCTTGGAGCCCTTCATTGCTGACACTGTCCATGTATTAAATGAATCTATCCAACAGAAGAAGAAAATTCTAGTTGAAGGTGGCCAAGCAACAATGCTGGATATTGATTTTGGTACCTATCCATTTGTGACTTCTTCTAGCCCTTCAGCTGGTGGGATATGCACTGGCCTTGGGATTGCCCCAAGGGTAATCGGTGACCTGATTGGAGTG GTCAAAGCTTACACATCAAGAGTCGGCTCTGGTCCTTTCCCAACTGAACTCTTTGGAGAGGAAGGTGATCGCCTTAGGAAAGCTGGAATGGAATTTGGCACGACAACCGGCCGTCCAAGGCGATGTGGCTGGCTTGACATTCTTGCACTGAAGTACTGCTGTCAAATCAATGGATTCTCATCACTGAATCTGACCAAACTTGATGTTCTGTCCGACCTGCCAGAAATTAAGGTGGGGGTTTCGTATAACAAAACTGATGGACAGAAGCTACAATCCTTCCCTGGGGATCTTGACACCCTGGAGCAAGTACAG GTCAACTATGAGGTGCTGCCTGGGTGGGAAAGTGACATTTCTTCAGTTCGAAGTTACCATGAACTTCCCCAAGCTGCTCGCCGCTATGTGGAGAGGATAGAAGAGCTTGTTGGTGTTCCAGTGCACTACATTGGTGTTGGGCCCGGGAGAGATGCTCTCATATACAAGTAA